A single window of Colletes latitarsis isolate SP2378_abdomen chromosome 11, iyColLati1, whole genome shotgun sequence DNA harbors:
- the LOC143348599 gene encoding transducin beta-like protein 2 yields MDIASTGKYIITCSKANDLVIWDLKGQILASIEFYLGFIYRARVSPCGRFVGASGFTPDVNIFEVLFTKTGDFQVNKAFDLAGHSSGILDFDFSADSSHMTTVSKDGTFRLYDTKIEFAKGEDPHLLLTGTWESAATAKVALSPNTEVLAIAHGSSLSFYSTIDGLLDNTIEDIFMGPITCLAFDALGEYVLVAGDKHIKVFHNITGYRVAIESAKRKLTQKQTSATKERLEKLIVDNRKFLEAMGETHS; encoded by the exons ATGGATATTGCAAGTACAGGAAAATATATTATCACGTGCAGCAAAGCAAACGATCTCGTAATATGGGATCTTAAAGGTCAGATTCTAGCAAGTATAGAATTTTATCTGGGATTTATTTACCGTGCACGTGTATCACCATGTGGTCGTTTTGTCGGCGCTTCTG GGTTCACGCCGGACGTAAATATATTCGAAGTATTATTCACTAAAACTGGAGACTTTCAAGTAAATAAAGCCTTTGATCTCGCCGGTCATTCATCGGGAATATTAGACTTCGATTTCAGCGCCGACAGTAGTCATATGACTACCGTATCGAAAGATGGAACTTTCCGCTTATACGATACGAAAA TTGAATTTGCGAAAGGGGAGGATCCACACTTACTTTTAACCGGAACGTGGGAGAGCGCAGCAACAGCTAAAGTCGCTCTATCTCCTAATACTGAAGTTTTGGCAATAGctcatggatcctcgttaagttTTTATTCCACCATTGATGGCTTGTTAGATAATACTATAGAAGATATTTTTATGG GTCCCATAACGTGCCTAGCTTTCGACGCATTAGGAGAATACGTCTTGGTCGCTGGCGATAAACACATAAAGGTCTTCCACAATATTACCGGTTATCGAGTGGCGATCGAATCCGCGAAACGTAAGCTTACGCAAAAGCAAACGTCCGCGACGAAGGAACGGTTGGAGAAACTCATCGTCGACAACAGGAAATTTCTTGAAGCGATGGGCGAAACACATTCTTAA
- the LOC143348590 gene encoding mRNA-capping enzyme-like, which produces MSNWNDNKGPIPPRWLTCPRKAVKLIQNKFLAFKTPLSSAFDSQVPEECRFTLEMLFASLKSQKLKLGLWIDLTNTTRFYDKKSLETYGCKYLKLQCRGHGETPSEEQTRTFVQVCKNFILYNPLEIIGVHCTHGFNRTGFLIISYLVENDGTSVDAGLVEFATARPPGIYKADYIQELFKRYDDIEDAPKPPPRPAWCLEYDNSNIEDRDEGPSTESDNHSQEGPNRKRKREHNNKNPIFMAGVPGVIPILDERKLSGIQRRVQDICSWESSGFPGSQPVSMDDNNIRLLHEKPYMVSWKADGTRYMMLIQADGEVYFIDRDNSVFQVSGLTFPHIRDISRTLRDTLLDGEMVIDKVDGKEIPRYLVYDVVMYDGKDVSKLPFHPDRYSIIEREIMGGRHKALKEGRLRKEKEPFAVRLKFFWDVTQAGSLLSDKFAKQLCHEPDGLIFQPAKEPYCPGQCKEVLKWKPLSLNSVDFKLKIVTDSGVGIVQKKVGHLYVGGLNVPYSQMKLTKEIKDLNNAIIECKLENGEWVFMRERIDKSFPNSKSTADSVLKTIGTPITTERLVDYINRHRFLQDDSDLMPPPSKNRR; this is translated from the exons ATGTCAAATTGGAATGACAACAAGGGTCCGATTCCGCCCCGATGGTTAACCTGTCCACGCAAAGCGGTCAAATTAATTCAAAATAAGTTTCTCGCTTTTAAGACGCCATTGTCGTCTGCGTTCGACAGCCAAGTACCAGAGGAATGTCGTTTCACATTGGAAATGTTGTTCGCGTCGTTAAAGAGCCAGAAGCTGAAGTTGGGCCTATGGATTGATCTAACTAATACTACAAGATTCTATGATAAGAAAAGTCTAGAGACGTATGGCtgtaaatatttgaaattgCAATGTCGAGGTCATGGTGAAACACCATCAGAAGAACAAACAAGAACTTTCGTACAAGTCTGCAAGAATTTCATATTGTACAATCCACTGGAAATTATTGGCGTTCATTGCACGCATGGTTTTAATAGAACAGGTTTCCTTATAATTAGCTATTTGGTAGAGAATGATGGTACCAGTGTAGATGCCGGTCTAGTGGAATTTGCTACAGCAAGACCACCGGGTATATACAAAGCTGATTATATACAAGAGTTATTTAAACGATACGATGATATAGAGGATGCTCCAAAACCTCCTCCTAGGCCAGCATGGTGTTTGGAATATGATAATTCTAATATAGAAGATAGGGATGAGGGACCCAGTACAGAAAGCGATAATCATAGTCAGGAAGGGCCTAATAGAAAGAGAAAGCGCGAACACAATAACAAAAATCCTATATTCATGGCTGGTGTGCCAGGTGTAATTCCTATTTTAGACGAACGAAAATTAAGTGGAATACAAAGACGTGTTCAAGATATATGTTCTTGGGAATCATCAGGATTTCCTGGTTCTCAACCAGTTTCTATGGATGACAACAACATTAGATTGTTGCATGAAAAACCATACATGGTATCCTGGAAGGCGGATGGAACCAG GTATATGATGTTGATACAAGCTGATGGAGAAGTGTATTTCATAGATAGAGACAATAGTGTGTTTCAAGTTAGTGGATTAACCTTTCCACATATAAGGGACATATCCAGGACTCTCAGAGACACATTGTTGGATGGT GAAATGGTGATTGACAAGGTAGATGGAAAAGAGATTCCAAGATACTTAGTTTACGATGTAGTTATGTACGATGGCAAAGATGTGAGTAAATTACCATTTCATCCCGATCGTTATTCTATTATCGAGCGGGAAATTATGGGTGGTAGACATAAAGCATTGAAAGAAGGAAGATTGCGAAAAGAAAAGGAACCGTTCGCAGTACGGTTAAAATTCTTTTGGGACGTGACGCAGGCTGGTAGTTTATTAAGCGACAAATTCGCCAAACAGCTTTGCCACGAACCCGACGGTTTGATATTTCAACCTGCTAAAGAACCATATTGTCCAGGACAatgtaaagaagtattaaagtgGAAACCCTTGTCGCTTAACTCTGTtgattttaaattgaaaatagtTACAGACTCCGGAGTAGGAATTGTTCAAAAGAAAGTTGGACATTTATATGTAGGTGGATTAAATGTGCCATACAGTCAAATGAAACTCACCAAAGAAATAAAGGATTTGAATAATGCAATAATAGAGTGCAAACTTGAAAATGGCGAATGGGTTTTCATGCGTGAAAGGATCGATAAATCGTTTCCTAATTCTAAAAGTACAGCGGACTCTGTGTTGAAAACTATTGGTACGCCAATAACAACGGAACGTCTTGTAGATTATATTAATAGGCATAGATTCTTACAAGATGATTCCGATCTAATGCCACCGCCAAGTAAAAACAGGAGATGA